The following proteins are co-located in the Clostridiales bacterium genome:
- a CDS encoding phosphoribosylaminoimidazolesuccinocarboxamide synthase, with the protein MEKLEMLYEGKAKKVYRTDDPKLYIVDYKDDATAFNGEKKGTISEKGVVNNTMSAIIFGMLEKKGVPTHLVKLLSDRETLVKAVKILPLEVIVRNVAAGSFSKRYGVEEGRPLAKAALEFSYKNDDLGDPLINDDHILALELATEEQLATVKKYALIVNNALKEFFLDKGLKLIDFKIEFGVADGEILLADEISPDTCRLWDVNTNEKMDKDRFRRDMGNVEETYQEVLARIKK; encoded by the coding sequence ATGGAAAAACTTGAAATGTTGTATGAAGGAAAAGCAAAGAAGGTATATCGTACGGATGATCCGAAATTATATATTGTAGACTATAAGGATGATGCGACAGCGTTCAACGGAGAAAAGAAGGGAACCATTTCAGAGAAAGGTGTAGTAAACAACACCATGTCTGCCATCATCTTTGGGATGCTGGAGAAAAAGGGCGTTCCCACACACCTTGTAAAGCTCCTCAGCGACAGAGAGACCCTGGTAAAAGCGGTGAAGATTCTGCCTCTTGAGGTCATTGTCAGAAACGTTGCTGCAGGCTCCTTTTCAAAGAGATACGGCGTGGAAGAGGGCAGACCTCTTGCAAAAGCGGCTTTGGAGTTCTCCTATAAGAATGACGATCTGGGGGATCCGCTGATCAATGATGACCATATTCTGGCCCTTGAGCTGGCAACGGAAGAACAGCTTGCCACCGTAAAGAAATATGCCCTCATCGTAAACAACGCACTGAAGGAATTCTTCCTGGATAAGGGACTGAAACTCATCGACTTTAAGATCGAATTCGGTGTTGCAGACGGTGAAATTCTTCTGGCTGACGAGATCTCTCCTGACACCTGCAGACTCTGGGATGTGAACACCAATGAGAAAATGGATAAAGACAGATTCAGAAGAGACATGGGAAATGTGGAAGAGACTTATCAGGAAGTACTGGCGAGAATTAAAAAATAA
- a CDS encoding helix-turn-helix transcriptional regulator yields the protein METLLNIVKELRIQKDISQSKLAELVGVTRQTIISLEKGSYIPSLLLAMRISEVLDTPIEQIFQKEIIK from the coding sequence ATGGAAACATTATTAAATATTGTAAAAGAGCTGCGGATACAAAAGGATATCTCACAGAGCAAGCTGGCTGAGTTGGTGGGAGTTACAAGACAAACGATTATTTCTTTAGAAAAGGGCAGTTATATTCCTTCCCTGCTCTTAGCCATGAGAATATCCGAGGTGCTGGATACACCGATTGAACAAATATTTCAAAAGGAGATTATTAAATGA
- a CDS encoding phosphoribosylformylglycinamidine cyclo-ligase, with protein MAVEKLTYKDAGVDTKEGERAVSLMKGHVKKTFNENVLTGLGSFGSLFRLDVKDMEEPVLVSGTDGVGTKLKLAFLMDKHDTVGQDCVAMCVNDVLCQGAKPLFFLDYIATGKVKAEKIADIVKGIADGCVLAGCALVGGETAEMPDFYTEGEYDMAGFAVGIVDRKQIIDGSKIQEGNVVIGIASSGIHSNGYSLVRKLFFDKLGMKTDDYVEELGNTLGEALITPTKIYSSACNAVLGKTTVNGIVHITGGGFYENIPRIIPDGLGVRIELGSWELPAVFRYISEQGNVELKEMFSTFNMGIGLMMIVDEEHKDLALAVLEQAGETASVIGAIVKGQGVEIVGL; from the coding sequence ATGGCGGTTGAAAAGCTGACATATAAAGACGCAGGCGTCGATACAAAGGAAGGGGAACGAGCCGTCTCCCTGATGAAGGGGCACGTAAAAAAGACCTTCAACGAGAATGTTCTCACCGGCCTCGGAAGCTTCGGAAGTCTGTTCCGCCTGGACGTGAAGGATATGGAAGAACCGGTTCTCGTATCGGGTACCGATGGCGTTGGAACAAAGCTTAAGCTTGCATTTCTCATGGATAAGCATGATACTGTAGGTCAGGACTGTGTGGCAATGTGCGTCAACGACGTGCTCTGTCAGGGAGCGAAGCCTTTGTTTTTCCTTGACTACATTGCAACGGGAAAAGTGAAGGCGGAAAAGATTGCAGACATTGTAAAAGGAATCGCCGACGGCTGTGTTCTGGCGGGATGCGCCCTTGTGGGCGGAGAGACGGCAGAGATGCCGGATTTCTACACCGAAGGTGAATACGATATGGCAGGCTTTGCCGTGGGCATCGTTGACCGGAAGCAAATCATCGACGGATCAAAGATTCAAGAAGGAAACGTGGTGATTGGAATTGCCTCCAGCGGCATTCACAGCAATGGGTACTCTTTGGTCAGAAAGCTTTTCTTTGACAAGCTTGGCATGAAAACGGATGATTATGTGGAAGAATTGGGAAACACCCTTGGTGAAGCATTGATCACGCCGACCAAGATCTATTCTTCTGCCTGCAATGCGGTTTTGGGGAAAACGACGGTGAACGGGATTGTTCACATCACCGGAGGCGGATTTTATGAAAATATCCCAAGAATTATTCCCGATGGGCTGGGTGTTAGAATTGAACTTGGAAGCTGGGAGCTTCCCGCTGTCTTCCGGTATATTTCGGAACAAGGAAATGTTGAACTGAAGGAGATGTTCTCTACCTTTAATATGGGAATCGGTCTGATGATGATCGTTGACGAGGAGCACAAGGATCTGGCGCTTGCTGTGCTGGAACAGGCGGGAGAGACTGCAAGCGTCATCGGAGCCATCGTAAAGGGGCAGGGAGTGGAAATCGTCGGTCTGTAA
- a CDS encoding amidophosphoribosyltransferase — protein sequence MLKDYDINSALRELEEDKVFDECGVVGVYAPGKEDIARSVYFGLHSLQHRGQESAGIASNKDGKIQYYKEMGLVQEVFNDEIIARLQGDISIGHVRYSTFGESHAVNAMPLVVYHKGGSLALAHNGNLVNAGLLREEMQDRGVIFQTSIDSEVIAALIARYIRDNTIEEAIMKTLEIVEGAYALVITSGNKLIGVRDPNGIRPLCIGRTAEGYVLSSESCIFPLLGAKFIRDVEPGEIVVIEDRELKSMRFSKGKRRAICAFEYVYLARPDSDIDGRSVYMARTQAGRTLAKEHPVDADMVISVPDSGTVAAIGYAEESGIPYGEGLIKNRYVGRTFIQPDQRMRELSVRLKLNVLRDNVKGKRIIMVDDSIVRGTTSGKIVKMLKDAGALEVHMRVSSPPVIHSCHFGIDTPEEDQLVAAAHSQEEIRKMIGADSLGYLSVEGLMDSIHLGEDKVCFACFNGDYPMALSDEEAKENGTLADKESEE from the coding sequence ATGCTCAAAGATTATGATATCAACAGTGCGCTCAGGGAGCTAGAAGAAGATAAAGTATTCGACGAATGCGGCGTTGTGGGCGTTTACGCCCCCGGCAAAGAAGACATTGCTAGATCGGTATACTTCGGACTGCATTCTCTGCAGCATAGAGGGCAGGAGAGCGCCGGAATCGCATCCAATAAAGACGGAAAAATTCAATATTATAAAGAGATGGGGCTGGTTCAGGAGGTCTTCAATGATGAAATCATCGCAAGACTTCAAGGTGATATCTCCATCGGCCATGTAAGATATTCTACCTTTGGAGAAAGCCATGCAGTGAATGCCATGCCTTTGGTGGTCTATCACAAGGGCGGAAGTCTTGCCCTTGCCCATAATGGGAATTTAGTCAATGCAGGGCTGCTGAGGGAAGAAATGCAGGACCGAGGAGTCATCTTTCAGACCTCCATCGACTCTGAAGTTATCGCAGCACTCATTGCAAGATATATCAGGGACAATACCATTGAAGAAGCCATTATGAAAACCCTTGAGATTGTGGAAGGCGCTTATGCGCTGGTCATCACCAGCGGAAATAAGCTCATCGGCGTCCGTGATCCCAACGGTATCCGGCCGCTTTGCATCGGAAGAACCGCAGAGGGTTACGTGCTGTCTTCGGAAAGCTGCATCTTCCCGCTGCTGGGAGCAAAGTTCATCCGGGATGTAGAACCGGGAGAGATTGTTGTCATTGAAGACAGAGAACTTAAATCCATGCGGTTCAGCAAAGGGAAGCGCAGGGCGATCTGTGCCTTTGAATATGTCTATCTGGCCAGACCTGACAGCGATATCGATGGCAGAAGTGTCTATATGGCTAGAACACAGGCGGGAAGAACCCTTGCAAAGGAGCATCCCGTTGATGCGGATATGGTCATCTCGGTGCCCGATTCAGGAACTGTGGCGGCCATCGGATATGCAGAGGAATCGGGCATTCCCTACGGCGAAGGCTTGATTAAGAACCGGTATGTGGGCAGAACGTTCATCCAGCCGGATCAGAGAATGCGGGAACTGAGCGTCAGGCTAAAGCTCAATGTTCTCAGGGATAATGTAAAAGGAAAGCGGATCATTATGGTGGACGACTCGATTGTCAGAGGAACCACCAGCGGCAAGATCGTAAAGATGCTCAAAGATGCGGGTGCACTTGAGGTTCATATGAGGGTCAGCTCACCGCCGGTAATTCATTCCTGTCATTTTGGCATTGACACTCCCGAGGAGGATCAGCTGGTTGCGGCAGCCCATAGCCAGGAAGAAATACGGAAAATGATCGGTGCGGACAGCCTGGGGTACCTAAGCGTTGAGGGCCTGATGGATTCCATCCATTTGGGTGAGGATAAGGTCTGCTTCGCATGTTTCAACGGGGACTATCCTATGGCGCTTTCCGATGAAGAAGCAAAAGAAAACGGTACGTTAGCCGATAAAGAAAGTGAGGAATAA
- the purE gene encoding 5-(carboxyamino)imidazole ribonucleotide mutase, whose protein sequence is MKAAIVMGSKSDYPVVQRAEGILKEFGVDCETRIISAHRTPRIAEGFASAAEENGIEVIIAAAGKAAHLGGVLAAFTPLPIIGLPIKSSTLDGLDSLLSIVQMPKGVPVATVAIDGAENAGLLAVQILSVKYPQLREKMKEYKQKMEEEIIKMDLSLQP, encoded by the coding sequence ATGAAAGCAGCCATCGTAATGGGCAGCAAATCTGATTATCCCGTGGTACAGCGGGCGGAAGGGATTTTAAAGGAATTTGGAGTTGATTGTGAAACGAGAATTATCTCTGCCCATAGAACCCCCAGAATTGCAGAAGGGTTTGCCTCTGCAGCAGAAGAAAACGGGATTGAGGTAATCATCGCCGCTGCAGGAAAAGCGGCCCACCTCGGAGGCGTTCTGGCAGCCTTTACACCACTGCCCATCATCGGACTTCCCATCAAGTCATCCACGCTGGACGGACTGGACTCCCTGCTCTCCATCGTACAGATGCCCAAGGGCGTTCCTGTAGCTACCGTAGCCATCGACGGAGCGGAGAATGCCGGGCTACTGGCAGTGCAAATCCTGTCTGTGAAATATCCGCAGCTGAGAGAGAAGATGAAGGAATATAAACAGAAGATGGAAGAAGAAATTATAAAAATGGATCTATCTTTACAGCCATAA
- a CDS encoding phosphoribosylglycinamide formyltransferase — MKISVLVSGGGSNLQSVIDHIKSGFLDQAIIVQVISSSADAYALERAKNEGIPGIAVTRQQWPEEEKRNEEILRLLTEAGTDLIVLAGYMSILSPELISAYSDRIINIHPSLIPRHCGKGYYGKRVHRSVLESGDLKSGATVHYVDEGIDTGRIILQETVPVEPGDTEDSLAARVLAVEHKILPRAVKLFCEEYLKGK, encoded by the coding sequence GTGAAGATTTCCGTGCTGGTATCAGGCGGGGGCAGCAATCTTCAGTCGGTGATCGATCACATTAAAAGCGGATTCCTTGACCAAGCAATTATTGTTCAGGTGATCTCCAGCAGCGCGGATGCCTATGCTCTGGAGCGGGCAAAGAACGAAGGTATCCCCGGAATTGCGGTGACAAGGCAGCAGTGGCCGGAAGAAGAAAAAAGGAATGAAGAAATCCTGAGACTTTTGACAGAAGCCGGGACGGACTTGATTGTTCTGGCCGGATATATGAGCATTTTGAGCCCGGAACTGATCTCGGCCTATAGTGACCGAATCATCAATATCCATCCTTCGCTCATCCCCAGACACTGCGGCAAAGGATATTACGGAAAACGAGTTCACCGTTCCGTGCTGGAGTCAGGTGACTTAAAAAGCGGTGCGACGGTTCACTATGTGGATGAGGGGATTGATACGGGACGGATCATCCTTCAGGAAACAGTGCCGGTAGAGCCGGGAGATACAGAGGATTCCTTAGCGGCAAGAGTCTTGGCGGTGGAGCATAAAATCCTGCCCAGGGCCGTCAAGCTTTTTTGTGAGGAATACCTCAAAGGAAAATAA
- the purH gene encoding bifunctional phosphoribosylaminoimidazolecarboxamide formyltransferase/IMP cyclohydrolase: protein MRALISVSDKTGIVEFAQELERLSVKIISTGGTATRLRDNGVEVMGISDVTGFPECLDGRVKTLHPAVHGGILAMREKPEHMKQLEDLNIETIDIVAINLYPFKETILKPGVALEDAIENIDIGGPTMLRSAAKNHKDVVVICDPGDYGQVIRELEETKTVSYDTKYRLALKVFEHTAAYDAMISDYLRKQIEGELPDNLTLTFEKAQELRYGENPHQKAYYYKEIKPWEGALVHAVQLHGKELSFNNINDTNGALETLKEFEEPAVVAVKHANPCGVGVGYDAFDAYVKAYKADPVSIYGGIIAVNRPVDEMTAAEINKIFVEIVIAPDFTKEALDILTQKKNIRLLKLDHILAKAPKDTIDIKKVSGGLLIQEADHSLYDEAEIKIVTDRIPTEREMEDMKFAMKVAKHIKSNGIVLAKDGKTIGIGPGQTNRVWAIENAIRQATESTEGAILASDAFFPFDDNVVAAAKAGITAVIQPGGSVHDEDCIRKANEMGIAMVFTGVRHFKH from the coding sequence ATGAGAGCATTGATCAGCGTGTCTGACAAAACAGGAATCGTGGAATTCGCCCAGGAGCTGGAACGGCTTAGCGTAAAAATCATATCCACAGGAGGTACCGCAACAAGGCTCAGAGACAACGGAGTTGAGGTAATGGGAATTTCTGATGTGACAGGGTTTCCCGAATGTCTGGATGGCCGAGTAAAAACACTTCATCCGGCTGTTCACGGCGGAATTCTTGCTATGCGGGAAAAACCAGAACATATGAAGCAATTAGAAGACCTGAACATAGAGACCATTGACATCGTTGCCATCAATCTCTATCCCTTTAAGGAAACCATCTTAAAACCCGGCGTTGCGCTGGAAGATGCTATTGAAAACATTGATATCGGGGGACCCACTATGCTTCGTTCAGCAGCCAAAAACCATAAAGATGTGGTGGTGATCTGTGATCCCGGAGACTATGGACAAGTGATCCGTGAGCTGGAAGAAACGAAAACGGTATCCTATGATACAAAATATAGACTGGCACTGAAGGTATTTGAGCATACTGCCGCTTATGATGCTATGATTTCCGATTACCTGAGAAAGCAGATTGAAGGGGAGCTTCCTGACAATCTCACCCTAACCTTTGAGAAGGCTCAGGAACTCAGGTATGGAGAAAATCCGCATCAGAAGGCATACTACTATAAGGAAATCAAACCGTGGGAGGGCGCATTGGTTCATGCGGTTCAGCTTCATGGAAAAGAGCTTTCTTTCAATAATATCAACGATACCAATGGCGCACTGGAAACCTTAAAGGAATTTGAGGAGCCTGCCGTTGTTGCGGTAAAGCATGCCAATCCCTGCGGCGTCGGTGTTGGATATGATGCCTTTGATGCTTATGTGAAGGCTTACAAAGCGGATCCTGTTTCCATCTATGGAGGAATTATTGCTGTTAACAGGCCTGTTGATGAGATGACAGCTGCAGAAATCAATAAGATCTTCGTGGAAATCGTCATCGCTCCCGACTTTACGAAGGAGGCACTGGATATCCTGACGCAGAAAAAGAATATCAGGCTGCTCAAGCTGGATCACATTCTTGCAAAAGCACCGAAGGATACCATCGATATCAAGAAGGTCAGCGGCGGGCTTTTAATTCAGGAGGCAGACCACAGCCTATATGATGAAGCGGAAATTAAGATTGTTACCGACCGGATTCCCACCGAGCGGGAGATGGAGGATATGAAGTTTGCCATGAAAGTGGCAAAGCATATCAAATCAAACGGAATCGTTCTCGCAAAAGACGGGAAGACCATCGGCATCGGACCGGGACAGACCAACAGGGTCTGGGCCATTGAAAACGCTATCAGGCAGGCGACGGAAAGCACGGAAGGAGCAATTTTAGCTTCCGATGCATTCTTCCCCTTCGACGATAACGTCGTCGCCGCAGCAAAAGCGGGAATTACGGCTGTCATTCAGCCTGGCGGTTCGGTACACGACGAGGATTGTATCAGAAAGGCCAATGAAATGGGCATTGCAATGGTCTTTACAGGTGTAAGGCATTTCAAACATTAA
- a CDS encoding phosphoribosylformylglycinamidine synthase, which translates to MVRRIYVEKQRGFDIEAQGLYEDLKENLNLEGLESVRVINRYDMEGMDEASYQAAKYTVFAEPAIDCAFDEAISIEAGSRFFAVEFLPGQYDQRADSAAQCLKLLNVNTEAVVQFARLIVLSGNLSDQEFTSVKEYCINPVDSHEAALDKPEKLELLTSSPEKVKVLEGFTEMADEEIAEYRNEQGFAMSSEDLKFVRDYFESEEGRNPTVTEVKVIDTYWSDHCRHTTFLTKIKEVSFKQDAYSKVVEKAFQEYLNIRDAVYGENANNRDMSLMDMAVIGAKYIKKKGLAPDLDESDEINACSIKVKADIDGREEDWLVMFKNETHNHPTEIEPFGGAATCLGGAIRDPLSGRVYVYQAMRVTGSGDPRTRLSDTLPGKLPQRIITKGAARGYSSYGNQIGLATGQVTEIYHDGYMAKRMEIGAVIGAAPASHVYREQPASGDCIVLIGGRTGRDGCGGATGSSKGHTLESILTCGAEVQKGNPPVERNIQRLYRKEEAARLIKRCNDFGAGGVSVAIGELADGIDVNLDLVPKKYEGLDGTELAISESQERMAAVIAEKDIKEFIQYAEEENLEAVVVAKVTEHPRFRMFWRGDCILDLSRAFLDTNGVKQEITVSVSDDALGNTGLENQSKAAEDVNGRANASTETFTKRIAQELKASVAGLNACSQKGLIEMFDSTIGAGTILMPLGGMYQLSPAAGMAAKLPVTSGDTNTATLMTYGFDPQLSSQSPFHGAYFAVIDSVTKIAAMGGDISKVRLTFQEYFERLGDDPEKWGKPFAALLGALKAQKELELPAIGGKDSMSGSFMDLHVPPTLVSFAVGISEASSVVSTELKRTNSRIVLLSPEKDCDGLLNHETYRETMKRIRKLAMEGKILSANTVGEGGLFVSLFKMAAGNKIGVSLMPLAEEELKLPDYGALLLEIDNDLKIEEIFETINFRVIGFTRSNPAITARLRLNYEGPPEVLLAQLKQSLMNPAQEQLEPSLTDPAQEQLEQNLMEFDLDELIKAWTEPLEGVFPTIKKSADAEKAPVAISCNMRESHRPAIKIARPRVFIPVFPGTNCEVDTKRAFEKAGAEADVMILRNLKQAELIDSIEEMVKKIKNSQMIMIPGGFSGGDEPDGSAKFITAVFRNPSVKEAVEELLQMRDGLMLGICNGFQALIKLGLVPFGRITEPEEGSPTLTYNRIGRHASCLVRTRIASVKSPWLANTEVGEVHTVPVSHGEGRFIAADGVIEGLIRNGQIATQYVDLDGKPSMETRFNPNASVLAIEGITSPDGRVFGKMAHSERIGENLYRNVPGSNDQRIFEAGTSYFL; encoded by the coding sequence ATGGTACGCCGTATTTATGTAGAAAAGCAAAGGGGCTTTGATATAGAAGCCCAGGGTTTATATGAAGATTTAAAAGAAAACCTAAATTTAGAAGGATTAGAATCTGTCAGAGTAATCAACCGCTATGATATGGAAGGAATGGATGAAGCTTCCTACCAAGCGGCGAAATATACGGTTTTTGCTGAGCCTGCAATCGATTGTGCCTTTGATGAGGCAATTTCTATCGAAGCAGGTTCTCGTTTTTTTGCCGTGGAATTTCTCCCGGGACAGTATGATCAGCGAGCAGATTCTGCAGCGCAGTGTCTAAAACTGTTAAACGTGAATACCGAAGCTGTGGTTCAGTTTGCAAGATTGATCGTACTTTCCGGTAATCTTTCCGATCAGGAGTTTACGTCAGTCAAGGAGTACTGCATCAATCCCGTTGACTCTCATGAAGCAGCTCTTGATAAGCCTGAGAAGCTGGAACTTTTGACCTCATCCCCGGAAAAAGTAAAGGTGCTTGAGGGATTTACGGAGATGGCAGATGAAGAGATCGCAGAGTACCGTAACGAACAAGGCTTTGCGATGAGCAGTGAGGATCTGAAATTTGTCCGGGATTACTTTGAATCCGAAGAAGGAAGAAATCCAACGGTAACCGAAGTGAAGGTGATCGATACGTATTGGTCTGATCACTGCAGACATACCACATTCCTTACAAAGATTAAGGAGGTAAGCTTCAAGCAGGATGCCTATTCTAAAGTCGTCGAAAAAGCCTTTCAGGAATATTTGAATATCAGAGATGCGGTCTACGGTGAGAACGCAAACAATCGGGATATGAGTCTGATGGATATGGCAGTAATCGGTGCAAAATATATCAAGAAAAAAGGTCTGGCGCCCGACCTGGATGAATCCGATGAGATTAATGCCTGCAGCATTAAAGTGAAAGCGGATATTGACGGCAGGGAAGAGGACTGGCTTGTGATGTTTAAAAATGAAACGCACAATCACCCGACGGAAATCGAACCCTTCGGAGGCGCTGCAACCTGTCTGGGCGGAGCGATCAGAGATCCTCTGTCAGGAAGGGTTTATGTATATCAGGCCATGAGAGTAACCGGCAGCGGTGATCCCAGAACAAGACTTTCTGATACTCTGCCCGGAAAGCTTCCGCAGAGAATCATCACCAAAGGAGCTGCAAGGGGGTACAGCTCTTACGGCAATCAGATTGGTCTGGCAACGGGCCAGGTTACGGAAATCTATCATGACGGCTACATGGCCAAGCGGATGGAAATCGGAGCGGTAATCGGTGCTGCGCCCGCGTCCCACGTCTATCGGGAGCAGCCCGCCTCCGGCGACTGCATCGTACTCATCGGAGGAAGAACCGGCAGAGATGGCTGCGGAGGAGCGACAGGTTCCTCAAAGGGGCACACCCTGGAATCCATACTGACCTGCGGGGCAGAGGTACAAAAGGGAAATCCGCCTGTAGAGCGTAATATCCAGAGATTATACCGCAAAGAAGAAGCGGCGCGGCTAATCAAGCGCTGTAACGATTTCGGAGCAGGCGGCGTTTCTGTTGCCATCGGCGAGCTGGCCGACGGAATCGATGTTAATCTCGACCTGGTACCGAAGAAATATGAAGGTCTTGACGGTACAGAACTGGCAATCTCTGAGTCACAGGAGCGTATGGCTGCCGTCATTGCTGAAAAGGATATAAAAGAATTCATTCAATATGCAGAAGAAGAAAATTTGGAGGCCGTTGTCGTTGCAAAAGTCACAGAACATCCTAGATTTCGGATGTTCTGGCGAGGTGACTGCATCCTGGATCTGAGCAGAGCCTTCCTCGATACCAACGGTGTGAAGCAGGAAATAACCGTATCCGTTTCGGATGATGCGCTTGGCAATACTGGCTTAGAGAATCAGTCAAAAGCGGCAGAGGATGTGAATGGTAGAGCGAATGCCAGTACAGAAACATTTACAAAACGCATTGCACAGGAACTCAAAGCTTCCGTTGCAGGCCTGAATGCATGCAGCCAAAAGGGTCTCATAGAGATGTTTGACAGCACCATCGGAGCAGGAACCATTCTGATGCCTCTGGGCGGAATGTACCAGCTGTCACCAGCAGCCGGTATGGCGGCCAAGCTTCCCGTAACCAGCGGTGATACCAATACTGCTACGTTGATGACATATGGTTTCGATCCACAGCTGTCATCTCAGAGCCCATTCCACGGAGCCTACTTTGCAGTCATTGACTCCGTAACGAAAATAGCCGCTATGGGCGGAGATATTTCCAAAGTTAGACTGACCTTTCAAGAGTATTTCGAGAGGCTTGGGGATGACCCCGAAAAATGGGGTAAACCGTTCGCAGCACTGCTGGGAGCACTAAAAGCGCAAAAGGAGCTGGAGCTTCCGGCTATCGGAGGAAAGGACAGCATGTCCGGTTCCTTTATGGACCTTCATGTTCCGCCTACACTGGTATCCTTCGCGGTAGGCATCTCTGAGGCTTCTAGCGTGGTTTCCACGGAGCTGAAGCGTACAAACAGCCGCATCGTGCTTCTGTCACCGGAAAAAGACTGCGATGGTCTGCTGAATCATGAAACATATCGTGAAACGATGAAGCGGATTCGTAAGCTGGCAATGGAAGGAAAAATTCTCTCCGCCAATACGGTGGGAGAAGGAGGACTCTTTGTTTCTCTCTTCAAAATGGCCGCAGGAAACAAAATCGGCGTTTCCCTCATGCCCTTGGCGGAAGAGGAACTGAAACTTCCGGATTACGGTGCACTACTTTTGGAAATTGATAATGACCTGAAAATAGAAGAAATTTTTGAAACCATAAACTTCAGAGTGATTGGATTTACCCGCAGCAATCCTGCTATCACAGCCAGACTCAGGCTTAATTATGAAGGGCCTCCAGAAGTACTTCTGGCACAGTTGAAGCAAAGCCTGATGAATCCGGCTCAGGAGCAGTTAGAACCAAGTCTGACGGATCCGGCCCAGGAGCAGCTGGAGCAGAATTTGATGGAATTTGACCTGGATGAGCTGATCAAGGCGTGGACAGAGCCTCTTGAAGGCGTATTCCCCACTATAAAAAAGAGCGCGGACGCTGAGAAAGCACCTGTGGCAATCTCCTGCAACATGAGAGAGAGCCACCGCCCTGCCATTAAAATCGCCCGGCCAAGGGTTTTCATTCCGGTATTCCCCGGAACCAACTGCGAAGTGGACACCAAACGGGCATTTGAAAAAGCAGGCGCAGAAGCGGATGTCATGATTCTAAGAAACCTGAAGCAAGCGGAGCTCATTGACTCCATCGAAGAGATGGTTAAGAAAATAAAAAACAGCCAGATGATCATGATCCCAGGCGGTTTCAGCGGAGGAGATGAACCCGATGGTTCCGCAAAATTTATTACCGCAGTTTTCAGGAATCCGTCAGTAAAAGAGGCAGTAGAAGAACTCCTTCAAATGCGTGATGGCCTGATGCTGGGAATCTGTAACGGATTCCAGGCACTGATCAAGCTTGGGCTGGTACCTTTCGGCAGAATTACCGAGCCGGAGGAAGGAAGTCCAACGCTGACCTATAACCGGATCGGCAGACATGCCTCCTGCCTGGTAAGAACCCGGATTGCATCGGTCAAATCGCCTTGGCTGGCAAACACAGAGGTTGGAGAAGTTCATACTGTTCCCGTTTCCCACGGGGAAGGCAGATTTATCGCCGCCGATGGCGTGATTGAAGGGTTGATCAGGAATGGGCAGATTGCGACCCAGTATGTGGATCTGGATGGAAAGCCCTCTATGGAGACCCGTTTCAATCCCAATGCGTCGGTGCTGGCAATTGAAGGAATCACGTCCCCCGACGGAAGAGTCTTCGGCAAGATGGCACACTCAGAACGAATCGGGGAAAACCTGTACCGGAATGTACCGGGCAGCAATGATCAGAGGATTTTTGAGGCAGGAACCTCCTATTTCCTTTAA